In Acidimicrobiales bacterium, one genomic interval encodes:
- a CDS encoding amino acid ABC transporter ATP-binding protein, whose protein sequence is MPRLRLSGVKKSFGDKAKRKVVLDGIDLSVPAHGVCCLIGPSGCGKSTLLRCVNLLDPVDEGLVELDGERISGTGVNANAVRRRVGIVFQAYNLFPHLTVLDNVTLAPRRVRGVARREAEARAREALERFGLGDKVDEYPDRLSGGQQQRAAIARAIVGDPELLLLDEVTSALDPELVGEVLTVIRDLAAGGMTMVLATHEMGFARDVADQVAFLHEGRVLESGPPAQILSEPTQPRTRQFLARVIAAGRL, encoded by the coding sequence ATCCCCCGACTGCGCCTCAGCGGGGTGAAGAAGTCCTTCGGGGACAAGGCGAAGCGCAAGGTCGTGCTCGACGGCATCGATCTGTCCGTGCCCGCCCACGGGGTGTGCTGCCTGATCGGCCCCAGCGGCTGTGGCAAGTCCACCTTGTTGCGCTGCGTCAACCTGCTCGACCCCGTGGACGAGGGCCTCGTCGAGCTCGACGGCGAGCGCATCAGCGGCACGGGCGTCAACGCGAACGCCGTGCGCCGTCGGGTCGGCATCGTCTTCCAGGCCTACAACCTGTTCCCCCACCTCACCGTGCTCGACAACGTCACCCTGGCCCCTCGTCGGGTCCGGGGCGTGGCCCGACGGGAAGCCGAGGCCCGGGCCCGCGAAGCGCTCGAGCGCTTCGGGCTGGGCGACAAGGTCGACGAGTACCCCGACCGCCTCTCTGGCGGCCAGCAACAGCGGGCCGCCATCGCCCGGGCCATCGTGGGCGACCCCGAGCTGCTGCTGCTCGACGAGGTGACCTCCGCCCTCGACCCCGAGCTCGTCGGCGAGGTGCTCACCGTGATCCGCGACCTCGCCGCCGGCGGCATGACCATGGTGCTGGCCACCCACGAGATGGGCTTCGCCCGTGACGTGGCCGACCAGGTGGCCTTCCTCCACGAGGGGCGGGTGCTCGAGTCGGGCCCGCCGGCGCAGATCCTGAGCGAGCCCACCCAGCCCCGCACCCGCCAGTTCCTGGCGCGGGTCATCGCCGCCGGCCGCCTCTGA
- a CDS encoding amino acid ABC transporter permease, which produces MTADIGSGPPPAPPSRWASWRHELGEEGARGALVAFVATLAFLGVGLYFVLNSSSWPKVQQQFFNPEDFVESWPDVLGGFWLDIKMFVVAEVLILAFGLLVAVIRSLRGPAFFPLRALAVIYIDLFRGIPILLILFLLGFGVPALQLPGVPNDPLFWGVTSLVLSYAAYTAEVYRSGIDSVHESQRAAARSLGLTQWQTLRFAIVPQAIRNVIPALLNGLVSLQKDVALVSVLGVREAVREAEIYKARTFNYTSFVAATVLFLLASIPLARLTDWYTRRERARRSQSMA; this is translated from the coding sequence ATGACGGCTGACATCGGCTCGGGGCCGCCACCGGCGCCCCCGAGCCGGTGGGCCTCGTGGCGCCACGAACTGGGCGAGGAGGGCGCCCGCGGCGCCCTGGTGGCGTTCGTGGCCACCCTCGCCTTCCTCGGCGTCGGCCTCTACTTCGTCCTCAACAGCTCGTCGTGGCCGAAGGTCCAACAGCAGTTCTTCAACCCCGAGGACTTCGTCGAGTCCTGGCCCGACGTGCTCGGCGGCTTCTGGCTCGACATCAAGATGTTCGTCGTCGCCGAGGTGCTCATCCTCGCCTTCGGCCTGCTCGTGGCGGTCATCCGCAGCCTGCGGGGCCCGGCGTTCTTCCCGCTCCGGGCGCTCGCGGTGATCTACATCGACCTCTTCCGCGGCATCCCGATCCTGCTCATCTTGTTCCTGCTGGGCTTCGGCGTCCCCGCCCTCCAGCTTCCGGGCGTGCCCAACGACCCGCTGTTCTGGGGTGTCACCTCGCTCGTCCTGTCCTACGCGGCCTACACCGCCGAGGTGTACCGGTCGGGCATCGACTCGGTGCACGAGAGCCAGCGGGCCGCCGCCCGCTCCCTGGGCCTCACGCAGTGGCAGACGCTGCGCTTCGCCATCGTGCCCCAGGCCATCCGCAACGTCATCCCGGCCCTCCTGAACGGTCTGGTGAGCCTCCAGAAGGACGTGGCGCTCGTCAGCGTCCTCGGCGTGCGCGAGGCCGTGCGAGAGGCCGAGATCTACAAGGCCCGCACCTTCAACTACACCTCGTTCGTGGCCGCCACCGTGCTGTTCCTGCTGGCCTCCATCCCGCTGGCCCGCCTGACCGACTGGTACACCCGCCGCGAGCGGGCCCGACGCAGCCAGTCCATGGCATGA
- a CDS encoding amino acid ABC transporter substrate-binding protein, with amino-acid sequence MTRTRSWRLLAALLALTLVGAACSSDSDDGGDESSSETTAAEASCDTADLPVKEDGQLTVATGDPVFPPWMENDDPTSNEGFESELVYLLAEQLGFAEDEVVWTATGFDEAIAPGSKDFDFNIQQYGITAEREEVVDFSDGYYTVQQAIVAAPDSDIASAESLADLEDAKLGAAVGTTSLDYIDEVIAPSEEAAVFDDTAAASSALAAGQVDGLVYDLPTAFYITAAEIPEASIVGILPVVGEAEELGMLFEADSPLVPCVNEALAAVDESGDLAALQEEWLANGGETPTLSE; translated from the coding sequence ATGACCCGAACCCGAAGCTGGCGGCTGCTGGCCGCCCTGTTGGCGCTGACCCTCGTCGGCGCCGCCTGCAGCAGCGACAGCGACGACGGTGGCGACGAGAGCTCGTCGGAGACCACTGCCGCCGAGGCGTCGTGCGACACCGCCGACCTCCCCGTCAAGGAGGACGGCCAGCTGACCGTCGCCACCGGGGACCCGGTCTTCCCACCCTGGATGGAGAACGACGACCCCACCAGCAACGAGGGCTTCGAGAGCGAGCTCGTGTACCTGCTGGCCGAGCAGCTGGGCTTCGCCGAGGACGAGGTCGTGTGGACCGCCACCGGCTTCGACGAGGCCATCGCCCCCGGGTCCAAGGACTTCGACTTCAACATCCAGCAGTACGGCATCACCGCCGAGCGCGAAGAGGTCGTCGACTTCTCCGACGGCTACTACACCGTGCAGCAGGCCATCGTGGCCGCCCCCGACTCGGACATCGCGTCGGCCGAGAGCCTGGCCGACCTCGAGGATGCCAAGCTCGGCGCCGCCGTGGGCACCACCAGCCTCGACTACATCGACGAGGTCATCGCCCCCAGCGAGGAGGCAGCCGTGTTCGACGACACCGCAGCCGCCAGCTCGGCCCTCGCCGCCGGCCAGGTCGACGGCCTGGTCTACGACCTGCCCACCGCCTTCTACATCACCGCCGCGGAGATCCCCGAGGCCTCGATCGTCGGCATCCTGCCGGTCGTGGGCGAGGCCGAGGAGCTGGGCATGCTCTTCGAGGCCGACAGCCCCCTCGTGCCCTGCGTGAACGAGGCCCTGGCCGCGGTCGACGAGTCGGGCGACCTGGCCGCCCTCCAGGAGGAGTGGCTCGCCAACGGCGGCGAGACGCCCACGCTCTCCGAGTAG
- a CDS encoding antibiotic biosynthesis monooxygenase produces MDPSPADRAAEEVDLTMVIMAFDAADPEALQAILAKYVVLSRGHDGCRNIDLCLSATHPTRFVVVEKWESPEAQRAHFDSPAMVEMANACDGKLTRKPSIDLLDAISAHDLN; encoded by the coding sequence GTGGACCCATCCCCTGCCGACCGGGCCGCCGAGGAGGTCGACCTGACCATGGTGATCATGGCCTTCGACGCCGCCGACCCCGAGGCGCTCCAGGCCATCCTGGCCAAGTACGTCGTGCTCAGCCGGGGCCACGACGGCTGTCGCAACATCGACCTGTGCCTCTCGGCCACCCATCCCACCCGCTTCGTGGTGGTCGAGAAGTGGGAGTCACCCGAGGCCCAGCGGGCGCACTTCGACTCCCCCGCCATGGTCGAGATGGCGAACGCCTGCGACGGCAAGCTCACCCGCAAGCCCTCGATCGACCTCCTCGACGCCATCAGCGCCCACGACCTCAACTGA
- a CDS encoding sigma-70 family RNA polymerase sigma factor, whose product MAKERVERDEEDLVRLYLTDIGQYPLLTKDDEVRLAQAIEAGTAARAELETATTLTAARKRELKRADRKGQEAERTFVQSNLRLVVSIAKKYQASGLPLLDLIQEGNLGLMHAVEKFDWRKGFKFSTYATWWIRQAITRGIANTGRTIRLPVHAGDTLARLQKARSRLELKMGRPATLAELSAEVEMPEDKVTEALRFAAEPLSLSEPLREDGDAELGDVVEDRSAESPFEVAATALLPEEIQRLLSPLDEREREILKLRFGLDRGEPRTLEEVGEHFNLTRERIRQIEARAMSKLRHPSSDTGARDLLAV is encoded by the coding sequence TTGGCCAAGGAGCGCGTAGAACGGGACGAGGAAGACCTCGTCCGGCTCTATCTCACGGACATCGGGCAGTACCCCCTCCTCACCAAGGACGACGAGGTGCGGCTCGCCCAGGCCATCGAGGCCGGCACCGCGGCCCGCGCCGAGCTGGAGACGGCCACCACCCTCACCGCAGCGCGCAAGCGCGAGCTGAAGCGGGCCGACCGCAAGGGCCAGGAGGCCGAGCGCACCTTCGTGCAGTCGAACCTGCGCCTCGTGGTGTCGATCGCCAAGAAGTACCAGGCGTCCGGCCTGCCCCTGCTCGACCTCATCCAGGAGGGCAACCTCGGCCTCATGCACGCGGTCGAGAAGTTCGACTGGCGCAAGGGCTTCAAGTTCTCCACGTACGCCACCTGGTGGATCCGCCAGGCCATCACCCGCGGCATCGCCAACACCGGTCGCACCATCCGCCTCCCGGTGCACGCCGGCGACACCCTCGCCCGGCTGCAGAAGGCGCGCTCGCGCCTGGAGCTCAAGATGGGCCGCCCGGCGACCCTCGCCGAGCTGTCGGCCGAGGTCGAGATGCCCGAGGACAAGGTCACCGAGGCCCTCCGCTTCGCCGCCGAGCCCCTCTCGCTCTCCGAGCCCCTGCGTGAGGACGGCGACGCCGAGCTCGGCGACGTGGTGGAGGACCGCTCCGCCGAGTCGCCCTTCGAGGTGGCCGCCACCGCCCTGCTCCCCGAGGAGATCCAGCGCCTGCTGTCGCCCCTCGACGAGCGCGAGCGCGAGATCCTGAAGCTGCGCTTCGGCCTCGACCGTGGCGAGCCCCGCACCCTCGAAGAGGTGGGTGAGCACTTCAACCTCACCCGCGAGCGCATCCGCCAGATCGAGGCCCGGGCCATGAGCAAGCTGCGCCACCCCAGCAGCGACACCGGCGCCCGCGACCTGCTCGCCGTCTGA
- a CDS encoding HAD-IB family hydrolase, with the protein MEAAFFDLDKTVIAKASMVAFGRPFQRAGLLSRWLVVRALYGQLVYLYLGADEARMAKMREAVLRVTKGWDQQVISDLVRETLAEVIDPIVYGEALDLIRDHRAAGRRVYIISASPEEIVQPLTEYLGADQAIATRAAIDDEGRYSGDVEFYSYGPFKAEAMEAEAERLGIDLAASFAYSDSATDIPMLEAVGHPVAVNPDRALARYAEEQGWETAHFVRQVELKRRRPVPTTAAAVSGGVVMAVAGGVVWWWLHRPTRGAGRRPAPTTAQRLAAGAAGALAARSTAPKGRPRAKVGATRSRGSSSPRGRRGR; encoded by the coding sequence ATGGAGGCGGCCTTCTTCGACCTCGACAAGACCGTCATCGCCAAGGCCTCGATGGTCGCCTTCGGGCGGCCCTTCCAGCGGGCCGGGCTGCTGTCGCGCTGGCTGGTGGTGCGGGCCCTCTACGGCCAGTTGGTCTACCTCTACCTCGGCGCGGACGAGGCCCGCATGGCCAAGATGCGCGAGGCCGTGCTCCGGGTCACGAAGGGCTGGGACCAGCAGGTCATCAGCGACCTCGTCCGGGAGACCCTCGCCGAGGTCATCGACCCCATCGTCTACGGCGAGGCCCTCGACCTCATCCGTGACCACCGGGCCGCGGGCCGGCGGGTCTACATCATCTCGGCCTCACCGGAGGAGATCGTCCAGCCCCTCACCGAGTACCTCGGGGCCGACCAGGCCATCGCCACGCGGGCCGCGATCGACGACGAGGGCCGCTACTCGGGCGACGTCGAGTTCTACAGCTACGGCCCCTTCAAGGCCGAGGCCATGGAGGCCGAGGCCGAGCGCCTGGGCATCGACCTCGCCGCGTCGTTCGCGTACTCCGACTCGGCCACCGACATCCCCATGCTCGAGGCCGTGGGCCACCCCGTGGCCGTCAACCCGGACCGGGCGCTGGCGCGCTATGCCGAGGAGCAGGGCTGGGAGACCGCCCACTTCGTGCGTCAGGTCGAGCTGAAGCGGCGCCGACCGGTGCCCACCACCGCGGCGGCGGTGAGCGGCGGCGTGGTGATGGCCGTGGCCGGCGGGGTCGTGTGGTGGTGGCTGCACCGCCCGACGCGAGGGGCGGGCCGCCGGCCGGCACCCACCACGGCGCAGCGCCTCGCCGCCGGCGCGGCGGGCGCCCTGGCGGCCCGGAGCACCGCCCCGAAGGGCCGGCCCCGGGCCAAGGTCGGGGCTACGCGGTCTCGCGGATCTTCTTCGCCGCGAGGGCGACGAGGGCGATGA
- a CDS encoding protein kinase: MSDDPRSGVLVEGYEDLRQIGRGGFATVYRARQRAFDRVVALKVLDLPDPGPDARERFERECRAIGALSWHPNIVVVHDSGVTADGRLYLAMEFLEAGSLADRVRASGLMPWEEVARAGIEVSGALDTAHEAGTLHRDLKPDNVLVGVFGEAKLGDFGIAAVEGGPATATGESALTVLYAAPEVLRGARATVASDVYSLASTLHTLLAGRAAFARATDESVAATVLRAVSEPAPDLRALGVPDDLAAVIETAMAKDPAARPPSAAALGRALQEVQRAHGVDVTDLPLDPRRAAASAPPPGRGDSAPTVLVGAGGAAGAAAGVAAGGGAPDDEPRRSRTGLVVGVAVALVLLAGLGAWLAFGRSDGDETAGPTTTEAPTTTTDTTAPTTTTAAPTTTTTAAPTTTTTTVAPTPEASPFIATTPEEAAEGLLAAWTVGDSEGASLYAEQSVIADLFVQPTGGSGSTFEGCTGNGDGTFSCALRFEGGATIFTVRAPPAGRYRVSAASSIAD; encoded by the coding sequence GTGAGCGACGACCCCCGCAGCGGTGTGCTCGTCGAGGGCTACGAGGATCTGCGCCAGATCGGCCGGGGTGGATTCGCCACCGTGTACCGGGCCCGCCAGCGTGCGTTCGACCGGGTGGTGGCCCTGAAGGTCCTGGACCTGCCCGACCCGGGTCCCGACGCCCGCGAGCGCTTCGAGCGGGAGTGCCGGGCCATCGGCGCCCTGTCCTGGCACCCCAACATCGTCGTGGTGCACGACTCCGGGGTGACCGCCGACGGCCGCCTCTACCTCGCCATGGAGTTCCTCGAGGCCGGCTCCCTGGCCGACCGGGTGCGGGCGAGCGGACTGATGCCGTGGGAGGAGGTGGCCCGGGCGGGCATCGAGGTGAGCGGGGCGCTCGACACCGCCCACGAGGCCGGCACGCTCCACCGCGACCTGAAGCCCGACAACGTGCTCGTCGGCGTCTTCGGTGAGGCCAAGCTCGGTGACTTCGGCATCGCCGCGGTCGAGGGCGGCCCGGCCACCGCCACCGGGGAGTCGGCCCTGACCGTGCTGTACGCCGCACCCGAGGTGTTGCGGGGGGCCCGGGCCACGGTGGCGTCGGACGTCTACTCGCTGGCCTCGACGCTCCACACGCTGCTCGCCGGACGCGCCGCCTTCGCCCGCGCCACCGACGAGTCGGTGGCGGCCACCGTGCTGCGGGCCGTGTCGGAGCCCGCGCCCGACCTGCGCGCCCTCGGCGTCCCCGACGACCTCGCCGCCGTGATCGAGACCGCCATGGCCAAGGACCCGGCCGCTCGACCGCCGTCCGCGGCGGCGCTCGGCCGCGCCCTCCAGGAGGTCCAGCGGGCCCACGGCGTCGACGTGACCGACCTGCCCCTCGACCCCCGCCGGGCCGCGGCCTCAGCGCCGCCGCCGGGCCGGGGTGACAGCGCACCGACGGTCCTCGTGGGCGCAGGTGGGGCGGCCGGCGCCGCCGCGGGGGTGGCGGCGGGAGGGGGAGCGCCCGACGACGAGCCGCGTCGCTCGCGCACCGGGCTGGTCGTGGGCGTCGCCGTGGCGCTGGTGCTGCTCGCCGGCCTCGGTGCCTGGCTGGCCTTCGGGCGCTCGGACGGCGACGAGACCGCGGGGCCGACCACCACCGAGGCCCCGACGACCACCACCGACACCACGGCCCCCACGACGACCACGGCGGCGCCGACCACCACGACCACCGCGGCGCCGACCACCACGACGACGACGGTGGCGCCGACGCCCGAGGCCTCCCCATTCATCGCCACCACGCCAGAGGAGGCGGCCGAGGGCCTCCTGGCGGCTTGGACCGTCGGCGACAGCGAGGGCGCCTCGCTCTACGCCGAGCAGAGCGTGATCGCCGACCTCTTCGTGCAGCCCACCGGCGGGTCGGGCAGCACCTTCGAGGGCTGCACCGGCAACGGCGACGGCACGTTCAGCTGCGCACTGCGCTTCGAGGGCGGCGCAACGATCTTCACCGTCCGGGCACCGCCCGCGGGCCGGTACCGGGTCAGCGCGGCGTCGTCGATCGCCGACTGA
- a CDS encoding CpaF family protein codes for MRPDRGRGGAGPARARLRTTDVAAAPGGGDDDEGAVEALDDVVHRRLLREAGSLGGAGEEPRAAVERLVRAVGPLLGEAEAAGVVARVLARVEGLGPLEPLLADPTVSEVMANGAGPVWVERNGRLAVTDVVLDEPTVGHLIERVVAPLGLRIDRSSPLVDARLPDGSRVNAVIPPLAIDGPCLTIRRFAARPVELDAVCPPGVAPFLRWAVAARANIVICGGAGSGKTTLLNALAAAIPAGERVVTIEDAAELRLPGDHVVRLESRPDNAEGVGAVTIRELVRNALRMRPDRIIVGEVRGGEVADMVQAMTTGHEGSLSTCHANSAADALRRLELMLLLGGVDLPLAALREHLAGAVDLVVAVARRPDGSRRVVGVEEVVADGGDDQDEWAGGGVPAGRVGGTRRLAGVDGLVALPARPARAAGAPPADPRWLVAA; via the coding sequence GTGCGGCCTGACCGGGGCCGCGGCGGCGCCGGGCCGGCGCGGGCGCGTCTGCGAACCACCGACGTCGCGGCGGCGCCCGGGGGCGGCGATGACGACGAGGGGGCGGTCGAAGCCCTCGACGACGTCGTCCACCGTCGCCTGCTGCGCGAAGCAGGTTCACTGGGTGGCGCCGGCGAGGAGCCACGCGCTGCGGTCGAGCGCCTGGTGCGCGCCGTCGGCCCGCTGCTCGGTGAGGCCGAGGCGGCTGGTGTGGTGGCCCGGGTGCTGGCCCGGGTCGAAGGCCTCGGCCCGCTCGAGCCCCTGCTGGCCGATCCGACGGTCTCCGAGGTGATGGCCAACGGTGCCGGGCCGGTGTGGGTCGAGAGGAACGGGCGCCTGGCCGTCACCGACGTCGTCCTCGACGAGCCCACCGTCGGGCATCTCATCGAGCGGGTGGTGGCCCCGCTCGGGCTGCGCATCGACCGATCGTCGCCGCTGGTCGACGCCCGCCTTCCTGACGGCTCACGGGTGAACGCGGTCATCCCACCGCTGGCCATCGACGGGCCCTGCCTCACCATCCGGCGCTTCGCGGCCCGCCCGGTCGAGCTCGACGCAGTGTGCCCGCCAGGGGTGGCGCCGTTCCTGCGATGGGCGGTGGCGGCCCGGGCCAACATCGTGATCTGCGGCGGCGCCGGCTCAGGCAAGACCACCCTGCTCAACGCGTTGGCGGCGGCCATCCCGGCCGGCGAGCGGGTGGTCACCATCGAGGACGCCGCCGAGCTGCGCCTGCCCGGCGACCACGTCGTACGGCTGGAGTCCCGCCCCGACAACGCCGAGGGCGTGGGCGCCGTCACCATCCGCGAACTCGTCCGCAACGCCCTGCGCATGCGGCCCGACCGCATCATCGTCGGCGAGGTCCGTGGTGGCGAGGTGGCGGACATGGTCCAGGCGATGACCACGGGACACGAGGGCTCGCTGTCCACGTGTCACGCCAACAGCGCCGCGGACGCGCTGCGCCGTCTCGAGCTGATGCTCCTCCTGGGCGGGGTCGACCTCCCCCTCGCGGCGCTACGGGAGCACCTCGCGGGGGCCGTCGACCTGGTGGTGGCCGTGGCCCGACGCCCCGACGGCAGTCGGCGGGTGGTGGGGGTCGAAGAGGTCGTCGCCGACGGTGGTGACGACCAGGACGAATGGGCGGGCGGCGGGGTTCCGGCGGGCCGGGTGGGCGGCACCCGTCGCCTCGCCGGCGTCGATGGTCTCGTGGCCCTTCCGGCCCGTCCCGCGCGGGCGGCGGGGGCGCCACCGGCCGATCCCCGTTGGTTGGTGGCGGCGTGA
- a CDS encoding type II secretion system F family protein, with the protein MNGAPLAVVAMAGVSTGVLQAATVAGLCVVAVARSAQRAALAVPGGRVRRRLVVPVAAAGSGWAPLPALQRMVERLADRVSATLVAADITGEPRALVVRWMAASVVVTLVAVGRWGPAGVLVAGVGSVGGVASVVGWRRGRSGQRYAAALPVVLEACAGRLRAGASLTEALTSGSGDATGSSLLDADLAAFARRVDHGQPFAAAVEEWAGTRTVPGLALVAAALVLGAEAGGARARALDGVAATLRDRRAVAAEVDALSSQARASAVVMMGAPVAFAALGLLSDPEVSAFLLRTPAGLACLGVGLALDALAGVWMLRIARSAA; encoded by the coding sequence GTGAACGGAGCACCCTTGGCGGTCGTCGCGATGGCCGGAGTCAGCACCGGCGTCCTACAGGCGGCCACCGTCGCCGGGTTGTGTGTCGTCGCCGTGGCCCGCTCTGCACAGCGGGCAGCGCTGGCGGTGCCCGGCGGCCGGGTGCGGCGCCGGCTGGTGGTCCCGGTGGCCGCTGCGGGTAGTGGGTGGGCGCCCCTGCCAGCCCTGCAACGAATGGTCGAGCGGCTGGCCGATCGGGTGAGCGCCACCCTGGTGGCCGCGGACATCACGGGTGAGCCGCGGGCACTCGTGGTCCGGTGGATGGCCGCCTCGGTGGTCGTGACGCTGGTGGCGGTGGGCCGCTGGGGGCCCGCCGGGGTCTTGGTGGCGGGTGTCGGCTCCGTCGGAGGGGTCGCGTCGGTGGTCGGCTGGCGCCGCGGTCGATCGGGCCAGCGCTACGCGGCGGCGCTCCCCGTGGTGCTGGAGGCCTGCGCCGGTCGCCTCCGGGCCGGGGCCTCCCTCACAGAGGCGCTCACCTCGGGGTCCGGGGACGCGACGGGCAGCAGCCTGCTCGACGCCGACCTGGCCGCGTTCGCCCGTCGTGTCGACCATGGACAGCCCTTCGCCGCGGCGGTCGAGGAGTGGGCGGGCACCCGGACGGTGCCGGGCCTGGCGCTGGTCGCGGCGGCGCTCGTGCTCGGGGCCGAGGCGGGCGGGGCGAGGGCGCGGGCGCTCGACGGGGTGGCGGCGACGCTTCGGGACCGGCGGGCCGTCGCCGCCGAGGTCGATGCGCTCTCGTCGCAGGCGCGGGCGTCGGCGGTGGTGATGATGGGCGCCCCCGTGGCCTTCGCCGCCCTCGGGCTCTTGAGCGACCCCGAGGTGTCGGCCTTCCTGCTGCGGACGCCCGCGGGCCTCGCCTGCCTGGGCGTCGGGCTGGCCCTCGACGCCCTCGCCGGCGTCTGGATGTTGCGCATCGCCCGGAGCGCGGCGTGA
- a CDS encoding type II secretion system F family protein, with product MTAVMALVAAALVGWASWRHRPAPARARRLGPQASASAGVAGVAGAVATASWVAGSVRPAGGRTLTASRIGAVVESLGRALRARLRRPPDPAADRHLGRALVVGVPAALVSPLLAALVVLWWWATPMVARRRASRRLDAALLAELPEVVDLFVLAVGSGLTVALAVPAVARHHRGLLGEALVDVARQARLGRRLGDALADLPDVLGERVRPLATVLVSSERYGVALLPALERLAAEARLERRRAAEATARRVPVKLLFPLVLCTLPAFALLTVVPLLAGSLRSLRL from the coding sequence ATGACGGCGGTGATGGCGCTCGTGGCGGCGGCACTCGTCGGCTGGGCCTCATGGCGCCACCGGCCGGCGCCGGCGCGGGCTCGTCGTCTCGGCCCGCAGGCGTCGGCTTCGGCCGGTGTCGCCGGTGTCGCCGGTGCGGTGGCGACCGCCTCGTGGGTGGCTGGGAGCGTACGGCCGGCGGGCGGCCGTACGCTCACCGCGTCGAGGATCGGGGCCGTCGTCGAGAGCCTCGGTCGGGCGCTGCGGGCCCGGCTCCGTCGGCCGCCCGACCCCGCCGCCGACCGCCATCTCGGCCGGGCCCTCGTCGTCGGGGTGCCCGCCGCACTCGTCTCCCCGCTTCTGGCCGCGCTCGTCGTCCTGTGGTGGTGGGCCACCCCGATGGTGGCCCGGCGTCGGGCCAGCCGCCGGCTCGACGCCGCTCTGTTGGCCGAACTGCCCGAGGTCGTGGACCTGTTCGTCCTCGCGGTGGGATCGGGCCTCACCGTCGCCCTCGCGGTGCCCGCCGTCGCCCGCCACCACCGGGGGCTCCTGGGTGAGGCGCTCGTCGACGTGGCTCGACAGGCCCGGCTCGGGCGCCGCCTCGGCGACGCGCTCGCCGACCTGCCCGACGTTCTCGGCGAGCGGGTGCGGCCGCTGGCCACCGTGCTCGTGTCGTCCGAGCGCTACGGCGTCGCGCTGCTGCCGGCGCTCGAGCGCCTCGCCGCCGAGGCCCGCCTCGAACGGCGCCGGGCCGCGGAGGCCACCGCCCGGCGGGTCCCCGTCAAGCTGCTCTTCCCCTTGGTGCTCTGCACCCTGCCTGCCTTCGCGCTGCTCACCGTCGTGCCCCTGCTCGCGGGGTCGCTCCGGTCGCTGCGCCTCTGA
- a CDS encoding type II toxin-antitoxin system PemK/MazF family toxin, giving the protein MVARGGVYWADLDKRRPCVVVSSDHVLGVDVWQTHVVPLTSNLDRAGLAGNVLLVAGVTGLGRDCVAVPLGLELIDRSWLAERVGQLPPALVDAVDDGVRAVLGL; this is encoded by the coding sequence GTGGTAGCGCGCGGTGGCGTCTACTGGGCCGATCTCGACAAGCGTCGGCCATGTGTCGTCGTCTCGTCCGACCACGTTCTCGGCGTCGACGTCTGGCAGACCCATGTCGTGCCGCTGACCTCGAACCTCGACCGAGCCGGCCTCGCCGGCAACGTTCTGCTCGTCGCCGGAGTGACGGGCCTGGGAAGGGACTGCGTTGCCGTGCCCCTCGGCCTGGAGTTGATCGATCGCTCCTGGCTGGCGGAGCGTGTGGGCCAGCTACCCCCGGCGCTCGTGGATGCCGTCGACGACGGCGTCCGTGCGGTGTTGGGCCTGTGA
- a CDS encoding DUF4244 domain-containing protein: MTRLFVRAHALLLVALPVPRSRGGDRGQTTAEYALVLLGVAAIALLVVAWAADTNRIGRLLDSVLDSILSNVT, encoded by the coding sequence ATGACCCGTCTCTTCGTCCGCGCCCACGCGCTCCTGCTCGTCGCCCTGCCCGTCCCCCGGTCCCGTGGTGGCGACCGCGGCCAGACCACAGCGGAGTACGCCCTCGTGCTGCTCGGCGTCGCCGCCATCGCGCTGCTCGTCGTCGCGTGGGCGGCGGACACGAACCGGATCGGGCGGCTGCTCGACAGCGTGCTCGACTCGATCCTGTCGAACGTCACGTGA
- a CDS encoding pilus assembly protein has translation MRAGAGRDRGQSSVEVALLLPFLALLLLAVVQVGLVVRDQVLVVHAAREAARAAAVDAADSAARDAAASAADLSPARLSVEVSGRGEAGSRVEVAVRYRSPTSVPLVGQLIGDASLTARATMRVE, from the coding sequence GTGAGGGCGGGGGCCGGCCGGGACCGCGGGCAGTCGTCGGTGGAGGTGGCGTTGCTGTTGCCCTTCCTCGCGCTGTTGCTGCTGGCGGTGGTCCAGGTCGGCCTCGTCGTGCGCGACCAGGTGCTGGTGGTCCACGCCGCCCGTGAGGCGGCGCGGGCCGCCGCGGTCGACGCCGCCGACTCGGCGGCTCGTGACGCGGCGGCGTCGGCTGCGGACCTCTCCCCGGCCCGCCTCAGCGTCGAGGTGTCGGGCCGGGGCGAGGCCGGCTCCCGGGTCGAGGTGGCGGTCCGCTATCGCAGCCCGACGTCGGTGCCGCTCGTCGGCCAGCTGATCGGCGACGCCTCCCTCACCGCCCGCGCCACCATGCGCGTCGAGTGA